The DNA segment GCTGCCGTATTTAGAAGACCTTACAGACGCAGACATGCTGCGCCGCCCGTGCCCCGGCTGTAACCATATTAACTGGCAAGTAGGTCACCTGATTGCGGCGGAGAATAACATGCTGAATCAAATGGCGCCGGGATCGGCGCCGCCGTTGCCGGCCGGTTTTTCCGAAAAGTATTCCAAAGAGGCGGCCACTTCCGACGATGCCAGCAAGTTCTGCAAAAAAGATGAGCTACTGAAACTTCATCAGCAACAACGCGCCGCGACGTTGGCATTTTTGGACAAACTGACCGACGAAAAACTCGATGCCCCTACCGGGGTTGTATTTGCCCCGACGGTGGGCTCGATGCTCTCGCTGCAAGGCAGCCACTGGCTGATGCACGCCGGTCAATGGGTGGTGGTGCGCCGCCAACTCGGCCGCAAACCGCTGTTTTAAAGATCTTTAGTTTGGGAGTTGACGTTCCTTT comes from the Pirellulales bacterium genome and includes:
- a CDS encoding DinB family protein, with the translated sequence MNARQAIKLAIDTGDAVSLPYLEDLTDADMLRRPCPGCNHINWQVGHLIAAENNMLNQMAPGSAPPLPAGFSEKYSKEAATSDDASKFCKKDELLKLHQQQRAATLAFLDKLTDEKLDAPTGVVFAPTVGSMLSLQGSHWLMHAGQWVVVRRQLGRKPLF